A window of the Streptomyces sp. NBC_00454 genome harbors these coding sequences:
- a CDS encoding MFS transporter codes for MSGNDIGKGAGPGPGPGSVWRDGNVLRWLAAYGASLIGDGVYFLSLGWTAAQTAGPAEVGVVMAVGAVPRALLMLGGGVIADRFGPRLVVISSDAVRCAVILALAGLVALTAPGLWILVLVALVFGVVDALFMPAVGALPPRIAAPGQLVRVQGMRSLAERVGHTAGPPVAGLAMGLGGPAAAFGVASALFGLSLVLLVAVRISPLGEPSGPAPASSALPRESPWSQLRSGLGYIRGHGLIGPLVLSGALSQLGTSAPMTLGLILVAQDRGWGAGGVGWIVGGMGVGAAASALLLTLIPRFPRAGAVQNLTLILGSAGIGGLVLAPSLPVAVVLALLTGLVCGICGGLAVALIQTATDPSYLGRVSSVMAFTAVGLAPLAYPVFGLAADLWGVTPVFLAGAAVSMAGAIVGTSAPAVRRAELAFA; via the coding sequence TTGAGCGGGAACGACATCGGCAAGGGTGCGGGGCCGGGGCCAGGGCCGGGGAGCGTCTGGCGGGACGGCAACGTCCTGCGCTGGCTGGCCGCCTACGGGGCTTCGCTCATCGGGGACGGGGTCTACTTCCTCTCCCTCGGCTGGACGGCGGCGCAGACCGCCGGCCCGGCCGAGGTCGGGGTGGTCATGGCCGTCGGCGCGGTCCCGCGGGCCCTGCTGATGCTGGGCGGCGGAGTGATCGCCGACCGCTTCGGCCCCCGGCTGGTGGTGATCTCCTCGGACGCCGTGCGCTGCGCGGTGATCCTGGCACTGGCCGGGCTGGTCGCCCTGACCGCACCGGGCCTGTGGATCCTGGTCCTCGTGGCGCTCGTCTTCGGCGTCGTGGACGCCCTGTTCATGCCGGCCGTCGGCGCACTGCCGCCGCGGATCGCCGCGCCGGGGCAGCTGGTCCGGGTCCAGGGGATGCGCAGCCTCGCCGAGCGCGTCGGGCACACCGCCGGGCCGCCGGTGGCCGGTCTGGCGATGGGCCTCGGCGGGCCGGCGGCGGCCTTCGGGGTGGCCTCGGCGCTGTTCGGGCTCTCGCTGGTGCTGCTGGTGGCGGTACGGATCTCCCCGCTCGGGGAGCCCTCGGGCCCGGCTCCGGCGTCTTCGGCGCTGCCCCGGGAGAGTCCGTGGAGCCAGCTCCGGTCGGGCCTCGGGTACATACGGGGGCACGGGCTGATCGGCCCCCTGGTCCTGTCCGGGGCGCTGAGCCAGCTGGGCACGTCCGCGCCGATGACGCTCGGGCTGATCCTGGTCGCGCAGGACCGCGGCTGGGGCGCGGGCGGGGTCGGCTGGATCGTCGGCGGCATGGGGGTGGGCGCGGCGGCGAGCGCGCTCCTGCTGACCCTGATCCCGCGGTTCCCCCGGGCCGGGGCAGTCCAGAACCTCACCCTGATCCTCGGCTCGGCCGGCATCGGCGGGCTGGTCCTGGCGCCGAGCCTGCCGGTGGCGGTCGTGCTGGCCCTGCTGACGGGCCTGGTCTGCGGGATCTGCGGAGGCCTGGCGGTCGCCCTGATCCAGACGGCCACGGACCCCTCGTACCTGGGGCGGGTCAGCTCGGTGATGGCCTTCACGGCGGTGGGGCTGGCGCCGCTGGCGTATCCCGTCTTCGGCCTGGCCGCGGACCTCTGGGGGGTGACCCCGGTGTTCCTGGCCGGCGCCGCGGTGAGCATGGCGGGCGCGATCGTCGGGACCTCGGCCCCGGCGGTCCGCCGCGCGGAGCTGGCCTTCGCCTGA
- the hisF gene encoding imidazole glycerol phosphate synthase subunit HisF: protein MTLSVRVIPCLDVDNGRVVKGVNFQNLRDAGDPVEMAKLYDAEGADELTFLDITASSGNRETTYDVVRRTAEQVFIPLTVGGGVRTADDVDKLLRAGADKVGVNTAAIARPELIQEIAERFGRQVLVLSVDARRTASGSFEVTTHGGRRSAGIDAVEWAHRAAELGAGEILLNSMDADGTKDGYDTEMIAAVRKHVTVPVIASGGAGKLAHFPPAIAAGADAVLAASVFHFGDLRIGQVKDVLREAGHPVR, encoded by the coding sequence ATGACCCTCTCCGTACGGGTGATCCCCTGCCTGGACGTGGACAACGGCCGGGTCGTCAAGGGAGTCAACTTCCAGAACCTGCGCGACGCCGGCGACCCCGTCGAGATGGCCAAGCTCTACGACGCCGAAGGCGCCGACGAGCTGACCTTCCTCGACATCACCGCCTCCTCCGGGAACCGCGAGACCACCTACGACGTGGTGCGCCGCACCGCCGAGCAGGTCTTCATCCCGCTGACCGTGGGCGGCGGCGTACGCACCGCCGACGACGTGGACAAGCTGCTGCGGGCCGGCGCCGACAAGGTCGGCGTGAACACCGCCGCCATCGCGCGGCCCGAGCTCATCCAGGAGATCGCGGAGCGCTTCGGCCGCCAGGTGCTGGTGCTGTCGGTCGACGCCCGCCGCACCGCCTCCGGCTCCTTCGAGGTGACCACCCACGGCGGCCGGCGGAGCGCCGGCATCGACGCCGTCGAGTGGGCCCACCGCGCGGCCGAACTGGGCGCCGGGGAAATCCTGTTGAACTCGATGGACGCGGACGGTACCAAGGACGGCTACGACACCGAGATGATCGCGGCCGTGCGCAAGCACGTCACGGTACCGGTGATCGCCTCGGGCGGCGCGGGCAAGCTCGCACACTTCCCGCCGGCGATCGCGGCGGGGGCCGACGCGGTCCTCGCGGCGTCCGTGTTCCACTTCGGCGACCTGCGCATCGGCCAGGTCAAGGACGTGCTGCGGGAGGCGGGCCACCCGGTCCGCTAG
- a CDS encoding RidA family protein — translation MSSENSSTNRSDVRRISSGGAYEDVLGYSRAVQLPNGLVLVSGCTGADAGGPYDQTKKAFSVAFNALEQAGLGPEHVVRTRLYLTHARDVDEVGRAHSELFDKIRPASTLIIVNGFVDPSMVVEVEVEAFGPVAGGSA, via the coding sequence ATGAGTTCCGAGAACAGCTCCACGAACCGTTCAGACGTCCGACGCATCTCCTCCGGCGGCGCCTACGAGGACGTACTCGGCTACTCCCGCGCCGTCCAGCTCCCCAACGGGCTGGTCCTGGTCTCCGGCTGCACCGGAGCCGACGCGGGCGGCCCGTACGACCAGACGAAGAAGGCCTTCAGCGTGGCCTTCAACGCCCTGGAGCAGGCCGGACTCGGCCCCGAGCACGTGGTCCGCACCCGCCTCTACCTCACGCACGCCCGTGACGTGGACGAGGTCGGCCGCGCCCACAGCGAGCTCTTCGACAAGATCCGCCCCGCCTCGACGCTGATCATCGTCAACGGGTTCGTCGACCCGAGCATGGTCGTCGAGGTGGAGGTCGAGGCCTTCGGCCCCGTCGCCGGAGGCTCCGCATGA
- the priA gene encoding bifunctional 1-(5-phosphoribosyl)-5-((5-phosphoribosylamino)methylideneamino)imidazole-4-carboxamide isomerase/phosphoribosylanthranilate isomerase PriA — protein sequence MTTQKKLELLPAVDVRDGQAVRLVHGVSGSETSYGSPLQAALAWQAAGAEWLHLVDLDAAFGTGDNRALVAEITGAMDIKVELSGGIRDDASLAAALATGCTRVNLGTAVLETPEWAAKAIAEHGDKIAIGLDVRGTTLKGRGWTSEGGDLYETLARLDSEGCARYVVTDIGKDGTLTGPNLELLKNVCAATDRPVVASGGISSLEDLRALAALVGDGVEGAIVGKALYAKAFTLEEALKVVSA from the coding sequence ATGACGACCCAGAAGAAGCTCGAACTGCTTCCCGCGGTGGACGTGCGCGACGGCCAGGCCGTCCGCCTCGTCCACGGCGTGTCCGGCAGCGAGACCTCCTACGGCTCCCCGCTCCAGGCCGCCCTCGCCTGGCAGGCCGCCGGCGCCGAATGGCTGCACCTGGTCGACCTGGACGCCGCCTTCGGCACCGGGGACAACCGCGCGCTCGTCGCCGAGATCACCGGCGCCATGGACATCAAGGTCGAGCTGTCCGGCGGCATCCGCGACGACGCCTCGCTCGCCGCCGCCCTCGCCACCGGCTGCACCCGCGTCAACCTGGGCACCGCCGTCCTGGAGACCCCCGAGTGGGCCGCCAAGGCCATCGCCGAGCACGGGGACAAGATCGCCATCGGCCTCGACGTACGCGGCACCACCCTCAAGGGCCGCGGCTGGACCAGCGAGGGCGGGGACCTCTACGAGACCCTCGCGCGCCTGGACTCCGAAGGCTGCGCCCGGTACGTCGTCACCGACATCGGCAAGGACGGCACCCTCACCGGTCCCAACCTGGAGCTGCTCAAGAACGTCTGCGCCGCCACCGACCGCCCCGTCGTCGCCTCCGGCGGCATCTCCTCCCTCGAGGACCTGCGCGCGCTGGCCGCCCTGGTCGGGGACGGGGTCGAGGGCGCGATCGTAGGCAAGGCCCTGTACGCCAAGGCGTTCACGCTCGAAGAAGCCCTGAAGGTGGTCTCCGCATGA
- the hisH gene encoding imidazole glycerol phosphate synthase subunit HisH, protein MSAVSPTKKVVVFDYGFGNVRSAERALARAGADVEITRDYDKAMDADGLLVPGVGAFSACMQGLKDARGDWIIGRRLSGGRPVMGICVGMQILFERGIEHGVETEGLDEWPGTVGPLKAPIVPHMGWNTVDAPADSQAFAGLDEDARFYFVHSYAAHDWTLEVTNPLIKAPKVTWATHGERFVAAVENGALWATQFHPEKSGDAGAQLLTNWIETL, encoded by the coding sequence ATGAGCGCAGTCAGCCCCACCAAGAAGGTCGTGGTCTTCGACTACGGCTTCGGCAACGTCCGCTCCGCCGAGCGCGCCCTCGCGCGCGCCGGCGCGGACGTGGAGATCACCCGCGACTACGACAAGGCCATGGACGCCGACGGACTCCTCGTCCCCGGCGTCGGCGCCTTCTCGGCCTGCATGCAGGGGCTCAAGGACGCGCGCGGCGACTGGATCATCGGCCGCCGGCTGTCCGGCGGCCGCCCGGTCATGGGCATCTGCGTCGGCATGCAGATCCTCTTCGAGCGCGGCATCGAGCACGGGGTGGAGACCGAAGGCCTCGACGAGTGGCCCGGCACGGTCGGCCCGCTCAAGGCCCCGATCGTCCCCCACATGGGCTGGAACACCGTGGACGCCCCGGCGGACAGCCAGGCCTTCGCGGGTCTCGACGAGGACGCCCGGTTCTACTTCGTGCACTCCTACGCGGCCCACGACTGGACCCTGGAAGTCACCAACCCGCTGATCAAGGCACCCAAGGTCACCTGGGCCACGCACGGCGAGCGGTTCGTCGCGGCGGTGGAGAACGGCGCCCTGTGGGCCACCCAGTTCCACCCCGAGAAGTCCGGGGACGCCGGCGCCCAGCTCCTCACCAACTGGATCGAGACCCTGTGA
- the hisB gene encoding imidazoleglycerol-phosphate dehydratase HisB, whose amino-acid sequence MSRIGRVERTTKETSVLVEINLDGTGKVDVSTGVGFYDHMLDQLGRHGLFDLTVKTEGDLHIDSHHTIEDSALALGAAFKQALGDKVGIYRFGNCTVPLDESLAQVTVDLSGRPYLVHTEPENMAPMIGSYDTTMTRHIFESFVAQAQIALHIHVPYGRNAHHIVECQFKALARALRYAAEFDTRAAGILPSTKGAL is encoded by the coding sequence ATGAGCCGCATCGGACGGGTCGAACGGACCACCAAGGAGACCTCGGTCCTCGTCGAGATAAACCTCGACGGCACCGGCAAGGTCGACGTCTCGACGGGCGTGGGCTTCTACGACCACATGCTCGACCAGCTCGGCCGCCACGGCCTCTTCGACCTCACGGTCAAGACCGAGGGCGACCTGCACATCGACAGCCACCACACCATCGAGGACAGCGCGCTCGCGCTCGGCGCCGCCTTCAAGCAGGCCCTCGGCGACAAGGTGGGCATCTACCGGTTCGGCAACTGCACCGTGCCGCTCGACGAGTCCCTCGCCCAGGTGACCGTCGACCTGTCCGGCCGCCCGTACCTCGTGCACACCGAGCCCGAGAACATGGCGCCGATGATCGGCTCGTACGACACGACGATGACCCGGCACATCTTCGAGTCCTTCGTCGCCCAGGCCCAGATCGCGCTGCACATCCACGTGCCGTACGGCCGCAACGCCCACCACATCGTGGAGTGCCAGTTCAAGGCCCTGGCCCGCGCCCTGCGCTACGCCGCCGAGTTCGACACGCGCGCGGCCGGGATCCTGCCTTCCACGAAGGGCGCCCTCTAG
- a CDS encoding histidinol-phosphate transaminase, with amino-acid sequence MTGTHDTTGTQDATGTQDAAAVLSIDDLPVRDELRGQTPYGAPQLDVPVQLNTNENPYGLPEALVARIAERVAEAARTLNRYPDRDAVELRTELAAYLTRTGKHAVALENVWAANGSNEVLQQLLQTFGGPGRTAIGFEPSYSMHALIARGTGTEWISGPRNEDFTIDLESAERAIAEHAPNVVFIASPNNPTGTAVGAETVLAIYEAAQAAGPSVVIVDEAYVEFSHRDSLLPLIEGRPNLVVSRTMSKAFGAAGLRLGYLAAHPAVVDAVQLVRLPYHLSAVTQATALAALEYTDTLLGYVEQLKAERDRLVTELRGIGFEVTDSDSNFVQFGRFEDSHTAWQKILDQGVLVRDNGVPGWLRVTAGTPAENDAFLEAVRALKKEQHA; translated from the coding sequence ATGACAGGCACGCACGACACGACGGGCACGCAGGACGCGACGGGCACGCAGGACGCAGCGGCCGTCCTCTCCATCGACGACCTCCCCGTCCGCGACGAGCTGCGCGGCCAGACCCCCTACGGGGCCCCGCAGCTCGACGTCCCCGTCCAGCTCAACACCAACGAGAACCCGTACGGGCTGCCCGAGGCGCTCGTCGCCCGCATCGCCGAGCGCGTCGCCGAGGCCGCCCGCACCCTCAACCGCTACCCCGACCGGGACGCGGTCGAGCTGCGCACCGAGCTGGCCGCCTACCTGACCCGTACGGGCAAGCACGCGGTCGCGCTGGAGAACGTATGGGCCGCCAACGGCTCCAACGAGGTCCTCCAGCAGCTGCTGCAGACCTTCGGCGGGCCCGGCCGCACCGCGATCGGCTTCGAGCCCTCGTACTCGATGCACGCGCTGATCGCGCGCGGCACCGGCACGGAGTGGATCTCCGGTCCGCGCAACGAGGACTTCACGATCGACCTGGAGTCGGCGGAGCGGGCCATCGCCGAGCACGCCCCCAACGTGGTCTTCATCGCCTCGCCCAACAACCCCACGGGTACCGCCGTCGGGGCGGAGACGGTCCTGGCGATCTACGAGGCCGCGCAGGCGGCCGGGCCCTCCGTGGTCATCGTGGACGAGGCCTACGTGGAGTTCAGCCACCGGGACTCGCTGCTGCCGCTGATCGAGGGCCGCCCCAACCTGGTGGTCTCCCGGACCATGTCCAAGGCCTTCGGCGCGGCCGGACTGCGCCTGGGCTACCTGGCCGCGCACCCCGCCGTGGTCGACGCCGTGCAGCTCGTACGCCTGCCGTACCACCTGTCGGCCGTCACTCAGGCGACCGCGCTGGCCGCCCTGGAGTACACCGACACCCTGCTCGGCTACGTCGAGCAGCTCAAGGCCGAGCGCGACCGCCTGGTCACCGAGCTGCGGGGGATCGGCTTCGAGGTCACCGACTCCGACTCGAACTTCGTACAGTTCGGCCGGTTCGAGGACTCCCACACCGCCTGGCAGAAGATCCTCGACCAGGGCGTCCTGGTCCGGGACAACGGCGTACCGGGCTGGCTGCGGGTCACCGCGGGCACCCCGGCCGAGAACGACGCGTTCCTGGAAGCGGTTCGCGCACTGAAGAAGGAGCAGCACGCATGA